The genomic region attttgataCCATTTGGCCTAACAGATTTCCTTGATGACACCTTTCAAAAATATGTGCTTGACTTTAAATGCTTTATATCTGTTTTGAACAAAATCCAATGCAGTCTTTGTGACAAATTAAAGCCTTGTGTTCATtttttgaaatgaatatttGTGGATCGGATTTGAATcttttttatatctttaaacAGCTCTAAGCCAACTAAGGCATTTATTCATATTCATTCAGAGAACACTTCCAGAAGTTAATATGTTGTGTTAGATATGATTTCGACAATAAATAACGTGGATAGCTCTACAGTGTAGACAAATATCAATGTGTAGACAAATCCTTGATGGCCAATGTAAGAACAACTGAAGACTGCTTGGGGCACTCCTCGacaatatttaatttgatattgaaaGAATGCCAGCAATGTACTTACTGATCCCCGAAGTCCATCTCTGAGTTGTCAAACAAACTGTCATTGCCAATACCAGAGTCTGACTGGGCAGAAACactaaaacacacaaacaacagcaAACCATGGAGATAgcacaacacaccacaacaaACACAGACTACAGTAGTGATGTCACATTTACTCAACACTTATCACATACAAAATCAGACATTTTTGATAATGTAAATGAAAGATCTAGATTACAGaaacatttaatatcaatttaagTATTTTCTTCTAATATGTTTATTTCTGGTTTtcattgtatatgtttataagcTTCACATTCTAGAACATTCCttttattgaatatttgttATTGAGAGGATAAGCTTTCttgtacagtggaacttcgttaactcgaacttggaaaactcgaataccccgcttaactcgaagtaccttgtcagtcccggccgaattctctctttatcttagtaaagaaaactcggaaaactcgaactcggaaaactcgaaaaactcggataatacgaagtgaaaatttggtcccaacaataaaaatcctatttgaaatgatcgaataactcgaatTATAATTTTCGTGTCCAACaacgatcggtggtaaacgccgaTATTTTTTAACAGCAAAATTCTGTTTGTAATACTGAATATATTGGCACTACAAACCTACATGCTAtaataagtgtttcataaattcattaaaaaaattgtcggaggaatcttataacaacaactcttggtgataaaaagtactgcttaacttacatcaggtaatttcctaaggcggtcacCGATAATAGTACAaacgatagtcaacaactcatctacccgctcgctcaagcggaactaatctctgacacaccggtagatctacgaggctgatgtttttacagatgtagaaatgaaacagtcaccggtgcctattaaatctttaaactgctgaaacaatagcgtaattactgccgaggtgttcagagtacgactgtaacggtcagcgctgtctattaaatcggataacatgccaactcagtaacagtaacattttatatgcacatgcgcagcccaacttccggtgctaatacacatggaaatggcgtggttatcatAATCAATAAAACGTAAGTAGgcctatcaaacagtattttatatatccaatataaggtaatggttctgttacgttttacatacaatctgtgttaaacttaaacggttatttgatttgacatgaataaattgttattctgtcgaattccgttttatcgttattccttttgcaaacatgacttgcacatcagatcgttatttTAGTGACTAaatgaaagaaactttatcgtgactgtatatcggagttataatgattatataatgttgacaaatattgaccaaacttttcaccaaaaatgataactcgcttaattcgaacactcggataactcaaagttttttcgtggtcccgtcgacttcgagttaacgaagttccactgtatttaaAAAGATCTTCTGGTGGAAGTCCCTTAAGAAATAATGAATGACCTTGTATATGTAGTCTAGATGGATTTATATCAGCAAGCATTCCAATGTTTATGTTATCATGAAATTATATGCAAGTGTATATTACtctttaacattttaaatataatgAGTTATTGGTTAAAATGAAATGTGCGGCAATGGATAGATTGTAATTTGATAATGTAAAGAAACCATCAACAACCAATTACAGTAATTCAGTACAAAGCCAATCAGATGGTGTAAGTCAACTGACCTAGAAGTCAGCCAATCAGACAGCTGCAGGGTGTAAGTCAACTGACCTAGAAGTCAGCCAATCAGACAGCTGCAGGGTGTAAGTCAACTGACCTAGAAGTCAGCCAATCAGACAGCTGCAGGGTGTAAGTCAACTGATGTAGAAGTTTCGAGTACATACCTGGAGGAGCGACAGGTGAAGAACACAATCCTCTTGAGTTTCTTGTTGTAGAAGAAGTAATTAAATGACCAGATGCATCCCTCCTCTCCATAAGGATCTGAGGAGAGGTCTGGGTTGTAACTGAAAAAACAATAAGCCAGCACGATGTATGGTTACAGGGAAGTAAACCTTCTCggtcaaaacattttttttctaaagatCAGCTATATGAGTGAATAGGAAAAGTATGGttacaatgaaaattaaaaacaaatatattaaaaattgGATAGCAATAACAAGAAATTCTTATGGAAGATGGGTGATAGCACCAGCTCATCAGTTTGTCATTTCTATCCTCAACATTCTTAGCTGAATTCAGAGAACATTCAGAACAAGTCtttagttacctgtatatgtcaCACTCCTGAAGTCCAATTTCAGCATCCACAGCTGACCACATCTTTTGGGTGAGTGGGTCAAACCGATCTCCAGCTGCTGCATGCATCTGTGTATTTATTGTACCAAGTACCCACTACAAGTAAACAAAGTCTTACGGTTTGTGTGTCGTATCAACATATAGTTAACAATAATAAAGCATTCTTCATTCTCATGGTCGGAGATTATCTTATTGAATTGTCAACATTCAACTCAGCTAGAATACGACCATATGCATAGACAGGAAACTCACTGGCCCAtagggatatttttttttttaatttacagtAGTTGAAAATCCTCatgttttacctatatatacactTCCTGTGATTAGTTTATACCTGTATGCTTGGCTCCTTGCTAAATTCCCCACTCTTTGCGTCGCTGAAGTCATAGTCTGGATTGAACGAGGCGTTGAGTGTGGAGATTAGGTAGAAGAGTGTTTTGGTGGatattgtatcacacaagtaacCCTCGCCATCACTTCCCTGACTCCTGCTATACTGTCTGTagtaaatatcattatttattcatCAATTGTAATTCATTTCTGTAGTACTGGTAAAGGTCATGGCTTTATTTGCATCATAATGTATTCATTCATGAAAGCAAACTGTATACTATTTCTGGTTTAAATTTCCATATAGGTATACATACtttaattttattgacatacaaTACTTGTACAATTTCTATTCATGTTACAGATACAAATGAGGAAATGTACATTGCCGTTGAGGTGTTCATATCATTCAATACAAAATGTTCACATTGATCATATCAGTATATATCTGTTTGTTTATCGCTGggatatatactgaaacatGTTTTCTTTGATATGCCTGCATTGGCGTCATACATCATGAGCTCCAGACCAGGACAGGACATCACTGGATTCCTAAATTGTTATCTATTGTTACTAGTGTTTCTACGATATCCAATTAAAAACACAATGTAAAATACACTATAGCTAGTTGGTACACAGCTGGATTCTGCGATTGGATGTAAGAATATGGGGTCACTCGATCCTGCCTGATCAATTTGGTTCACGCTTCGATCCAAGCCAATTGCAATATAAGACTAATTAATATAGATCCAAGCCAATAATTATATGACTAATTCGTATAAGTTGAAATAACTTAAAGATGCAAACTTCATGTCCTAATTGTACTATGATGTCGTAGAGCTATAGACTCTTATctaatgtatatactgtatataattatataacctacTTGCTGGGGCTGTGGGATAGGGTGCTCTGCGGTGGAGACAAAGCTTGTAGGTCCATGGGGCTGACACCACCCTCAGCTGTCAGCATTTTATTGTATAAACGCTTGTCGTTCCCTGCCATCTTACAGGAATAGCTCTCAAGTCTGCAGTAATACAAAAGAACAAACCATCATCAGTCACTGAAAGCAGTCAAATGATGATATTCAAAGTCATTTTTTTACGTGTGatcaatttatgcaaaattatatatttatccaTAGATGCCAGACTcattttatttaacaattaaatgcTTGGTAGAATATTTATTGGCAAGATCAATGTGGATCAATGCAatctgacagataaatagaatgacgtcattctatttatctgtcacccagattgcattgatattgacaataaatacaatctaacaagcacttaattcttatatttacattaagatacgttaaacttcactttctctttgCTAAATCTCGGGTTTAAGTTCAGCTATTCCcctgtttgttcaaatgaaagaacagcacatgtgaaatcgatttcattgtagtgcttggtttgcattcaaattgatgtgtAATATAAAGCCTCGACATGACTATGATCAACAAagcaccaaaatgacgtcatatttttaCGCGATTGTTCTAAGTCGAAATCCTTGCTAAGTTTGATTCACCCGAAACGCATTGCCAAACATTTTTTGACGctgacggaagtgacgtcatgtaATCTGGGCTGCATTTATAGACTTACTGTGTTTTTATATTCCATGTacttatacaataatatatatatttataggttGAATATATGCAACACCACAATACACCTCCAGTCATTATAAACACAcatatggtacatatatattgattaatgaTGTATGCCACCTGTAACAGGTATGGAGATATACACTTTGATAATTTATtggaatatatacatatacatatatatgtatatacatatatgatacatgtgATTACAGGTACAATTCATACCAGAGGCTAAATGGAAATAAGTTACCAAAGTGATAATCTCAAATTGCTTTAGGATATATAATGCATGTAACTAAATAAAAGCTACTAACTTACTAAACTTCAATGAACCTGTGCCAGCATTTGTGATCACATAGagttctatatacatgtatgaattttTAGCAttcatatttgtaatataatgcACTTGATCATAAAGCTAGACATTATATTATGTTAAAAATCATTGTATAACTAAAACAGGCACTAATTTGCTTACCAATATTGTATGGCCATGAGTGAATTAAAATTGGCTTTTAAATTAATTTGCATAATGTTACATTCACTGCCTTTTTCTACATAAAAATGTTTCaacttattataattaattacaatCTAAAGCCCTAATTAgaaaatatactgtacatgtatactatatgcAGATTACCTTTtaattatgacatatatatagatctatatattttatcagaACTTTCTGGCCATAGACGAATAAATAAGTATCAATACATCAAGTTTATTAGATTCTAGGTAACTGCGGGCTTGTGGATAGCGGGGAGGGGTCTTACACAACATAATGTCACAAGTCAAATAATGACACTCATGGTCAGCtgttattaatataaaatacttAGGCATACCTTCCTTCAATCTTTGAAGTTTCCAGTTGTATCGACAGGTTAGAGTTGATCTGTTCAAATAGTGAATTTTCTAACAGCTTCATGTTGAAAGTGCCGACTTAAGTATTTTAGAAGCAAGTCCGGTTGTTTACAATCACAAAATATCACACAAATTGCACGGTTGAAGGATTTTTCAACAACACAAAATCGTCTTAGAGGAATAGTTCGGCAAAGATTTATAGCTAAACGAAATGTTACTAAAAAGATTTAAGGAGCACGGTACGTTCGTTTTTCTTCTACTTCTTTCTTGATCTCTTTGATGATGAGTTTCAAACGGCATATCTTCTCTCCCGAATTCTTCGTACTCCATTTGTTGGTATTTTCCAACGAATGTCAATGTCAAAATAAACTCTGAACTTGCCGTGAACTGGTGAACACTATTAGCGGCGATCTTCTCAGATGTCACTCTGGCGGTATTGATCAAGTAAACAACGATGGTTCTAAGTGAATCAAAAACAGCAAGACACAGCTGAGATACACTATTTATCCTTGTTTGTTTGCGATCTCTTTCTTTTCCGTATTTTTCTGTTTTGCTTCCTCGACCTAATTACCCATAATTCCCTGTTCGGTTAATTCCGTTGAGTCACGGAAGTGTACGAGTGCGGACAAGGACATTTTGCCGCGCTATTTTTAACGTTTACATCATACTTCCTAATAAGACAGCGTATCATGTGGACCGGAATTCGTTTATACTAATAAATGATTATATCGTGTATACAGCCACCCATATACCTATTTACTTATAAGAACGAATTTGAACATTACATACAAAACTGAGACACAAAAGCAGTTCGctcaaatatgattttatcgTATGAATTAGTTGACGACCAGCTACTTCTGTGGACATCAATATTAGAATGCCTTTCACTTTTTCTTTGGATATTATTTTTTCGACGATGAAAGGCGGATTTTGCTCCAAAATTTAAATGCGTTGGGATTGAGTTACAAACCTTTCTGTCGACCTTGACACCGTTGTGTTTAGATGTGCATGTAGATTTTCAGGGgtttatattcatatattgtTTGCTGAATAACACACATTATTACATTTtctatttatgatattgttaatatgataatggggtaaatcaaaatttcaaaagtaATATTCCAGTTAATTGATCTAGCTACCGGATAGAGTGAATTTAGCAGAACACGCTGGTAGGGCTCTCCCCAACCCTCGAAAAGCTAATTTTTACTACTATGTAGAGAAAGAAACATATCTTTATgcaaatttatacatatttttattgcgtgtatttattcatttcatttaatgATACTGTTGATGTTTTAATGCAGTAATTGTAAAAGAAGTCtttttatgaatatgtaaaCTTGTACAATTTCAGAAAGTTTGGTAGTTAGGAGCCTGTTTCAATCACCTGCTCTCTGGATTGAAATTTgtgatttgttaaaaaaatgtctCGAGATTATAAAATGTTGTACTCTTTAGCATGTTACACTTGAAAACTCTTGACtgtttaatatatatctattaagCTGCAttcttcaaatatatttttcgcATATTTCAACCAAGACGagttatacatttattatgacaTAATTGTAAATAGTTTGTTGCTTAAATTATCCTGattattttttgtcaatttagACTCAAGTCCAATCATTCCGTGAATTTAACATTGATAGTGGGTCCAGGCATCCGTTTGTTtaaagaagtcaattataatcacttctataaatttatcataaatatacatgtatacatacataactttttatttttatctatttatttcttattaaattacacgttttatttttaaattcaaaccctctgtgaatatatggataaatcttttatcttatttatttgtcaactgATAAATTCAGTAATAGACAccttaatttacctgtacaggtaacaggaaCGTTGATTTACCGGTACAGGTAGAAGTTAACTTAACTGCTAAAACAACACTCCTCCTATACTGTTTACATAAGTTTTTGGGAGAACCAGGACttgtatttttcagttttgggagaaacaggatgacaCCTCCGTTTGTGACATATTTACTGAAACGACcaattataaatatgtttgtgtgtttgttttaattacatttactTGTTCCACGAAATTATGTTATCCTTGATGTTCAATTAGATAATTACCTTTTATTGATAAATCTGTACCGCGCGCCATAACTTTAGGGTCCGCCGAgaattattaaatgtacaacataatacaaataaatgtgtaaTCAAAACAATTCATTAATGACCCGTGTAGGGACGAGCTTTAACCGTTATACTCGTCAATTCATCTGTATTTGTATACCAACCCGAGACAGAATACTCCA from Pecten maximus chromosome 11, xPecMax1.1, whole genome shotgun sequence harbors:
- the LOC117337318 gene encoding repressor of RNA polymerase III transcription MAF1 homolog; its protein translation is MKLLENSLFEQINSNLSIQLETSKIEGRLESYSCKMAGNDKRLYNKMLTAEGGVSPMDLQALSPPQSTLSHSPSKQYSRSQGSDGEGYLCDTISTKTLFYLISTLNASFNPDYDFSDAKSGEFSKEPSIQWVLGTINTQMHAAAGDRFDPLTQKMWSAVDAEIGLQECDIYSYNPDLSSDPYGEEGCIWSFNYFFYNKKLKRIVFFTCRSSSVSAQSDSGIGNDSLFDNSEMDFGDQEFDDLE